A stretch of Vigna angularis cultivar LongXiaoDou No.4 chromosome 4, ASM1680809v1, whole genome shotgun sequence DNA encodes these proteins:
- the LOC108322633 gene encoding probable inositol transporter 2: MEGGVAEADVSAFRECLSLSWKNPFVLRLALSAGIGGFLFGYDTGVISGALLYIRDDFKEVDTKTWLQEAIVSMALAGAIIGAAVGGWINDRFGRKKSIVVADTLFFIGSIVMATAMNPATLIVGRVFVGLGVGMASMASPLYISEASPTRVRGALVSLNGLLITGGQFLSYLINLAFTTVPGTWRWMLGVAAVPALTQVILMALLPESPRWLFRKGREEEAKEILRKIYPPEHVEDEINALKESVEMEVREAAGSDKVSIMKLLKTKTVRRGLYAGMGLQIFQQFVGINTVMYYSPTIVQLAGFASNRVALLLSLITAGLNAFGSILSIYFIDKTGRRKLVLLSLCGVVVSLVVLTVVFHETTTHSPMVSTIETSHFNNTCPGYTRATNPSQWDCMTCLKASPECGFCASRANKLLPGACLISNERTEEECNKEEREWYSRGCPSKYGWLALIGLALYIIFFSPGMGTVPWVVNSEIYPLRYRGICGGIASTSNWVSNLIVAQSFLSLTQAIGTSSTFMIFIFITVAAIIFVIIFVPETKGLPIEQVENMLQTRSFNFKFWQTSPQSAQVPDQKHQSV, encoded by the exons atGGAAGGAGGTGTCGCAGAAGCCGATGTCTCTGCCTTCAGAGAATGTCTGTCTCTTTCATGGAAAAACCCTTTTGTTCTTCGCCTTGCTCTCTCTGCTGGAATTGGAGGCTTTCTCTTCGGCTACGACACTG GAGTCATATCTGGAGCTCTCTTGTATATCAGAGATGATTTCAAAGAGGTCGATACAAAGACTTGGCTTCAG GAAGCAATAGTGAGCATGGCACTTGCTGGAGCAATCATAGGAGCTGCAGTTGGTGGATGGATCAACGATCGATTTGGAAGAAAAAAGTCAATAGTTGTAGCAGATACCCTCTTTTTCATTGGGTCTATCGTGATGGCTACTGCAATGAACCCAGCAACCTTAATTGTTGGTCGTGTATTTGTTGGCCTTGGTGTTGGAATGGCCTCAATGGCATCCCCTTTATACATCTCAGAAGCATCACCAACAAGAGTTCGAGGAGCCCTTGTTAGTCTCAATGGACTTCTCATCACCGGAGGACAATTCCTTTCCTATCTCATCAACTTGGCCTTCACAACT GTACCAGGAACATGGAGGTGGATGTTGGGAGTTGCAGCAGTACCAGCTCTGACACAAGTCATATTGATGGCTTTGCTCCCAGAATCTCCTCGTTGGTTGTTCAGAAAG ggaagagaagaagaagctaaAGAAATTTTGAGGAAGATTTACCCTCCCGAACATGTTGAAGATGAGATAAATGCTCTGAAGGAATCGGTTGAAATGGAAGTGAGGGAAGCTGCAGGTTCTGACAAAGTGAGCATAATGAAACTACTGAAAACCAAGACGGTGAGAAGAGGTCTATATGCAGGAATGGGTCTTCAAATCTTCCAACAGTTTGTGGGAATCAACACTGTGATGTACTACAGCCCCACCATTGTTCAGTTGGCTGGTTTTGCGTCCAATAGGGTTGCACTGCTTCTTTCACTGATCACTGCAGGGCTAAATGCATTTGGCTCTATTTTGAGCATATATTTCATTGACAAGACTGGGAGGAGGAAGCTTGTGTTGTTGAGTTTGTGTGGTGTAGTAGTTTCCCTTGTTGTTTTAACCGTTGTTTTTCATGAGACCACCACTCACTCCCCAATGGTTAGCACAATTGAAACCTCTCACTTCAACAATACCTGCCCTGGTTACACCAGAGCTACGAACCCTTCTCAATGGGATTGCATGACGTGCCTCAAGGCTTCTCCAGAGTGTGGCTTTTGTGCTTCTAGAGCCAATAAG CTCTTACCCGGTGCATGCTTGATTTCAAACGAGAGAACAGAAGAGGAGTGCAACAAAGAGGAGAGGGAATGGTACAGTAGGGGATGTCCTAGTAAATATGGGTGGCTAGCATTAATTGGGCTAGCACTGTACATCATATTCTTCTCACCAGGGATGGGAACAGTTCCATGGGTTGTGAACTCTGAGATCTATCCCTTAAGGTACAGAGGAATCTGTGGAGGAATAGCATCTACCTCCAATTGGGTTTCAAATCTCATTGTGGCTCAGTCCTTTCTGTCCTTGACACAAGCCATTGGGACCTCATCCACATTCATGATCTTCATATTCATCACTGTTGCAGCCATTATCTTTGTCATTATTTTCGTGCCAGAAACCAAAGGACTTCCAATTGAGCAAGTGGAGAACATGCTCCAAACAAGATCCTTCAACTTTAAGTTCTGGCAGACGAGTCCTCAGTCTGCTCAAGTACCAGACCAAAAGCATCAATCAGTTTGA